AGCGCTTGTATTTGGCTGCAATATAAAATTTTGCTGCACTGGGCTTTGATTTTCATAATTTACAGAAATATTACTTGCGCTATATTTTGCTGAAATAGAATTTCCCAAAATTACATTGCAGGCGATCGCTGATGTATTTGTCGCTTTTATATTTGAATAAATGCTTCCTGCAGCTCCTTCAGTTTGAATATCAACTTTTAATTCGCTAGTTGTACAATCTGGAACTGCGCTAGTTGTCGGTACAGTGCTGGCAGATGGAAAAACAGTTGGCGCAGTAATTGAATTATTTTGTTCTCGCCAAAATAAAAATCCGCCAGTAATAATCAACAAAATAATTAATACTAAAACAATTTTAAAACCCTTCA
The Patescibacteria group bacterium genome window above contains:
- a CDS encoding DUF4232 domain-containing protein, with product MKGFKIVLVLIILLIITGGFLFWREQNNSITAPTVFPSASTVPTTSAVPDCTTSELKVDIQTEGAAGSIYSNIKATNTSAIACNVILGNSISAKYSASNISVNYENQSPVQQNFILQPNTSAYSQVRVPNGPQCQSTISQQKVDFIYNNQTVGSITIQACSAANENTAIEIWPLSSSPITQ